Proteins encoded in a region of the Zea mays cultivar B73 chromosome 2, Zm-B73-REFERENCE-NAM-5.0, whole genome shotgun sequence genome:
- the LOC100282365 gene encoding uncharacterized protein LOC100282365 precursor, which yields MAAAAVGRRGSTTSTFVSLAVAMAIAALSSLPPSSTAAKAAPCSSHTFSGTTGGQNPYASCADLPRLGATLHYNYTAATNTVAVAFRAPQAKGDDGWVAWGINPSGRAGMVGTQAVVAFQRSDGSLVAYPTLLDSYAPSMAPAAPGDLAFPVSDVAAEYVDGKEMVLYATLALPAGNGQQGSSKFTHVWQQGTAVVNDVPAAHPTTGDNILSTATIDFSD from the coding sequence ATGGCAGCTGCCGCCGTTGGTCGCCGAGGCTCCACCACCAGCACCTTCGTCTCCCTCGCCGTCGCCATGGCCATCGCTGCACTCTCGTCGCTTCCTCCGAGCAGCACCGCCGCCAAGGCGGCACCGTGCTCAAGCCACACCTTCTCGGGCACCACCGGCGGGCAGAACCCCTACGCGTCGTGCGCGGACCTGCCACGCCTCGGCGCCACGCTGCACTACAACTACACGGCTGCCACCAACACGGTCGCCGTCGCGTTCCGGGCGCCGCAGGCCAAGGGCGACGACGGGTGGGTGGCGTGGGGGATCAACCCGAGCGGCCGCGCCGGCATGGTCGGCACGCAGGCCGTGGTCGCGTTCCAGCGCTCCGACGGCAGCCTCGTCGCGTACCCGACGCTGCTCGACAGCTACGCGCCGTCCATGGCGCCCGCCGCGCCCGGGGATCTGGCGTTCCCGGTGTCGGACGTGGCGGCGGAGTACGTGGACGGGAAGGAGATGGTGCTGTACGCGACGCTGGCGCTGCCGGCCGGGAACGGGCAGCAGGGGAGCAGCAAGTTCACCCACGTGTGGCAGCAGGGGACTGCGGTGGTGAACGACGTGCCGGCGGCGCACCCCACCACCGGGGACAACATCCTTTCCACCGCCACTATCGATTTCAGCGATTGA